ATTTGGCTCTTTTTGGTACGGATGGTATAAGAGGAAAAATTGGCTCAGATTTGAACGCTAAGCTTTGTTTTGATGTTAGTAGGGCGTTTGGATATTATTTAAGAAAAAACTTGCCTGGCTTACCAGTTCTGCTCGGAAAAGATACTAGGTTTTCTTCAGATATGATTGAGTCAGCTATTTCTGCAGGGCTTAGTTCTCAAGGAGTTGAGGTAATAAAATTGGGTATAATAACTACTCCAGGACTTCAATATTTATGTTCCTATAGAGAGTGCGCAGGCATAATGATAACGGCATCTCACAACTTAGCATCTGATAATGGCATAAAGCTCTTTTCCAAAGGTGGTCTCAAACTTAGTCCTGAGGAAGAGTCTTATGTTGAAGGTTTTATGAATAGCGATTTTAAAGAAGAGCCTCCAGCAAGAATTTATGAAGAGGGCAAGTTTGCTGAAGTCTATCTTAATTATTTAAAGGAGAGGTCAAGAGGTATTATTGTAAAGGGCATTGTTTTAGATTGTGCCAATGGTTCTACCGTTCGCTTTGCACCTGGGATTTTCAACCACCTTCACCCAGATTTTTTGTATACTGCAGGCTGTTATCCTGATGGATACAATATAAACCTTAATTGTGGGAGCACTCATCCTGATGTTATTTGCGATCTCGTAAGAGGTTTAAACAAGACTTCGACAATTGGATTTGCTTTTGATGGTGATGGCGACAGGGTTATAGCCTGTGATGATAGGGGAATAGTAGTTGACGGCGATGATTTTCTTGCAGTGCTTTCTTTGTGGCTAAAGGTAGTAATGGGTAAGAGAAAATTTTCTGTAGTGGGAACTGTTATGACGAATAGAGGGCTTGAAGAATTTTTGAAAAAAGAAAATATTCTTTTCTACCGATC
Above is a genomic segment from Thermodesulfobium narugense DSM 14796 containing:
- a CDS encoding phosphohexomutase domain-containing protein, which translates into the protein MALFGTDGIRGKIGSDLNAKLCFDVSRAFGYYLRKNLPGLPVLLGKDTRFSSDMIESAISAGLSSQGVEVIKLGIITTPGLQYLCSYRECAGIMITASHNLASDNGIKLFSKGGLKLSPEEESYVEGFMNSDFKEEPPARIYEEGKFAEVYLNYLKERSRGIIVKGIVLDCANGSTVRFAPGIFNHLHPDFLYTAGCYPDGYNINLNCGSTHPDVICDLVRGLNKTSTIGFAFDGDGDRVIACDDRGIVVDGDDFLAVLSLWLKVVMGKRKFSVVGTVMTNRGLEEFLKKENILFYRSKVGDKNVHSMMKEKGALLGAETSGHVIIDGELCGDGMLAAIYLLRGVHELGLKKLNLFKKYYQIMKSIRLESRISSLSQEVVEEIEEFQKNFDGRIVVRPSGTEPLVRVMVESKSLEEAELACSDICNMIGKREFKTVSQ